DNA from Desmodus rotundus isolate HL8 chromosome X, HLdesRot8A.1, whole genome shotgun sequence:
AAGCTGCCGCCATGGCCTGGACATGTGgcaagggggaaggggaaatgtCCCACGTTGATCCCTTAAACCCCAGGCCATGGCTctgcctgggaggtgggggggtgcatgcacatccccagttggggagcaacTCTCCCCATCATCCTGTTGGTGCTCACCGCCCCCCCCTTAATAGTTGGTAATACTTGGCTTGCATCTTGGCCGGGGTTAGGGGGTTGGTCCGTGGTCCACGGAGAGGAACACTCCAGTCTGGTCAGAATGGAGCCCAGGATGATGGCTGGAAGGGATCTGCCCTGCACCTTCCCTGTTGGCTTGGCCGGCAGCCTGGCTTCTCCTTGAGCCCACCCAAAGTTGCTTTTTGTCAGATTCAGTGGCGGGTAAAGAAGATGCGGTGGGGGGACCGCAGAAGAGTGGGTTGgatagggggtggaggggttaACCCAATTCAGGGGATTTGGGGGTTTCTGGAAGGCTAGGAGGGGTCGCGTATGGGGGAGTGGGTGTGCGGGCTGCCCTGGGGACCTCTGGGACCCGGGCGGGCAGACAACTGAGCTGAGGAGCTGCGAGGAGGGGCAGATTTAGCGCGGAGCCgcctgggtgtgtgtggtgggagagaAAATCCCTTTGTTGCGGACCAATCGCCCTCGGGGCTGAGTCTGGGGAGGGCGTGCCCCTCCTCTGCTTTCACCGTCTCCGCCGCCCCTCCCGCAGCGGAGGGCCAAGTTCACCCCATCACCCCGGACGGACCCAAGTGACTCTCCCCTCTGACCCACcagccctgggaggaggcagggaaggttCTGGTTGCTCAAAAAGGTCAGGGCTTTGCAAGTTCCCGGTCCTTCTTTTCTACCCCTCCCCCTTGCTTCGCAGCTCACTCTATTACTAATGCAAAACTTGTGGTGTGGGTGGggagcgccccccaccccccacccccggcaatCTGCCATGGCTAGGAGTGTGCCAGGAGTCAGCGCCTGGACAAGCTGGATCACTGCCGCTATCCCCACCCCAACATTCATGGAGGGCAGGAGGACGGACCTCCCTCAGCCACACCCCTAGAAGCTGGAGACCAGACCTTGGGGGGCAGCGGTGGGGTTCCCAACTCCCTGCTGCAATGCACAACCTAGGAAAGCACCCCACCCAACAGTGCACATCCGGAAGagctttctcttctcatttcccacccccacagagcccCCCCCATCCTAAAATAGGAACTTCTTCCCTCCGCCCGTCTTTCTTTGACACCAGTAGAGAAGTGCCGCTGTGTGTGACTCAGTCTGCACTTGGAACTGGCCCAGGAAGGGCTCCCTCGTGGTTAGCTTCGATGAAATCCTCACAATTCTGCTGAAGGTCACCCCTCCCTGGCCTGGGCCAGTGTTCCCTGTCTCAGCCTTCCCACTGCTCCAGAGAAACTGACGGGATTCTggggtttgttacacagcatgtTTAGTGGAGTCAGGTGCTGTCTAATGGGGTTAAAGTGGCCTCTACCAGCTATTGCCTGGCAAAACTCAAGTCCATGGTACAGTTTAATCCTGTGGACAACATGATGCCAAATATTTACAGATGAGGGGACCAAGGTTGAAGAGGAAGAGGTTCAGCCACCTGTCCAGAGTCATGCTGTGCATGACAGTGAGAGCTGGGAGGATGTGGTGACTATGTTCTCACATGTTCTCCAGAGAACCAGCAGTACAGTGAGGGAGACACCTTCCCCAAAGAGGTCCTAGTGCACAGTGACTGGGATCCCTGCTCCTCCCACAAATCTGTTCTGGTCTTCTTGGTTACTAACTAGGTAACTACCTGATTGGGATAAGGGGTGCCTATGGAGGGGAGACCCTAGGAAGGGGCACCATTAGTGCTTGTGTGGAGGGTGGGACTTGGGATGGCAATGCTTTCCATCTTGTCTGTGCCACTTGACAAGTGTGATATACAGGCTTTAACTGATCGGCACCTCAAGGGCAGAGGCAGTGGAAAGTGGCCTGGTGCCAGGAGGAGCTGGGGTGGAAAGGACAGGTGCCAACAGTGGCCTggtgctgcctcccctcccttcGCTCACCCCAGCCTCTCAGGGCCatagttccttctttttcaacCTGCTCCTTGTTTTCTGTTGGAGTAActcaactttaaagaaaaaaggaaatgttctttccctttcctcagtCCATAACGGTGTCCTCATGGCAGGAATAAGTgaaatggtggtggtgggtgctgcttggctctcatgtgccccttacatCTTTTCACAGAGGGCAGGAGTATACCTCAAGGATGACAGCTCCTAATCTTAGTCCCTCTGACTTCTTTCTGCCAATCAGGCCCTTCTTTGCCAGTGTCTAGGCCAAGCTCAGATACTAATCATAGCTCTTGGCTTCCAGAACAGATGACTACTGCTCAAGTCTTTTGAGGGAGACCTAAGTTCTCCTGTGCTTTCAGTTAACCACCATACTGAGAATTAGAGACCCCTCGGTGTGTGTCTGCATTTTGCAAGCCAGGTTTCTCCTCAGAACCGATGTTCCATCAGGCAGCCACTACAATTCCCGTCTGTTCTTCAGAAACCAGATGCTCCTCGGTCTCCCAGTCTGGCCTCTTCTCTCAGCCATCTCTCTTCATCCCTGTCCTGCATCCTCGCCCCTTCTCTCCACTACTGGAAAAAAGGGTTAAACCCCAGAGCCTGGGTGTAGCTTAGCAGCTCACACCGCAAACAGGTTGGTGCTTGCAAAGTGCTTTTCATGAGTGACTTCACACATCTTGGCACTTCAAGAAGCATAGCCTGCCTGTGGAAGAAGGGGGGGGGGTTGAGAAATAAGGGCAAATGAACCTCTTACATATAGCAACAAAGTGATTGCCCTGTTTGTCATCCAAATCATATCGTTGCCCTCTCCACCATGTCCCACAGCCAAGGGTCAGCGATGCCAGTTTTGAAGCACTTCCCtttagaggttaaaaaaaaaggtccCAACTATTTTAACAGCCACTTCTCGAAGTGGAGTGGGTGAGTCTCTGGATCTCTGCCTCTCAGTCTCTTTTGGTTTCTTAGTCCCAATGTCCCCTTAGTAATACATcccagagggatgggggagggaaggtCCCATTCTTCAGTAATGGCAGGGTGTACATAGTATGGCCTTTGCTGAGGATGTTCCTGCCAGGGAGTTGGGCTGTTCTTGTTTGTCACCCTGGAGAAGGGCCTCCTGCCAGTGACTGTCATTGTTCATTGGCCCTTTCTACTCAGCTCCATCTTTGGCCAGGAACCTGAAGAGTTAAAAGTCTTTAGCTTGTTGCAATGAAATTATGGCTGGCAGTGGCGCCGCTGTTTGTTCAACAGACCTCCACTTTTAAACAGTTCACAAAAAGTTCATGGGGCAGctaaagattgtgtgtgtgtgtgtgtgtgtctgtgtgtgaacaGGATCCAACAATGTACCCCCCCCACATTTTGCTTCTTCATGTTcagccctgcccatccccctgcctcccccacccccaaacacacacatacagatgaTAGTGAATCCTGTGTGCTCTGGGCCTCAACACTCCATCTGACCCTGTGCATGTGAGAACACTTCATTATGACACCTGGTGTCATTTATCTGTGCAGCATTAATATTGAAAACCCCACAGGACGAGCCCTGGAATGGGGGAGAAGCTTTGAAAGCACCCAGTGGTTCCAGATGTCTCTTAACTATATTCACCTTTCTGCTAAGTCCAGGCTGTCTCTCTAAGGGAAAGCCCTTTCAAAGGAAGGGAACTCAGTAGGATGATTGAGGCAgcactcttccttcctctttcctcagtCAGGTGTTGGGAGGTCCTTGTCACAAAGTGACTACTAAAGGAGGTGTGTAGGAAGCGGCTTGTTTAAGGGGAGGCCGATTTTGGAAGACTAGGACACCAGGAGACAGGAGATTGAGGTTTCCTAGGCACACTTTCTTCCCTCATCCTTTTCTTTGGGGTTGGATGCAGTGACCCTTTTGCTCCTTATGTAATTTCTGCATTTCATTATGGCACATGTGGAGGGGGTGGTATGGTATAGTCCCATTGCCACAGCCAATGACCAGGACACTTGAACCAAGGAATGTTGCTACActttctacattaggccactcaGAATGCCTTCCTTTTATTAGATGGGGCCACAGAGGTTAGGGAGGGGAGACTCCCTTGGATGTGCCTTGTGGTTGTTCCAACACAAGTGATGGCCTTCCCCCCATCCTGATTTGTAGATTTGAAAGATGGACAAAAAGCCCACGAGCCTCCACAGAACACCCTTCCTCAACACCCGAGGAgtctttttgggggggtggtgtgGCTCGCTCATTGGGAACACCCCAGTCTGAAGAAAGATGCTTCCTAGAGAAATAGCTCCTTCAGAATCCCATCAGGCCTGCCACACTCTGCAGATGTCTGCCTCTTTCCTTCTCTAGCCTCATTGTTGAGCTCTGACTGCGTGGTGTGGCTGTGCTGGTGGCTCTTGCTTAACAGCCGGTATACTATGTCTAGGGTCTGATGGGGGATGCTGGTGGACAAAAGGCCTAGTTAGGACAAAGAAATGTCCAAGAACAGCCTAGATTTTGGATTCAGGTTTCCCAGGTACTCCCCCATCACCACCCTCTGTGACTCTGGACTCTCAGGTAAAAGATCCCAGACCTGGTGCCTCCAACCCAGGCAACCGACCTTGCAGGCTCCTGCTCCGTGTGCTAAAGTGTAAAAACCGatcatttgcatattttttcctGCTAACAAAGGAAATGTGTCGACTTAGGGAACATTTGGGCTTTCGGAAACTGTGTGGGTGGGTatgtgagggaggaggagaaagaaaagttcccCTGATAATCTTCACGCCAATGATTCCACACTCGGGTTTGGGTCTGGGTCTCCGGTAAAGATGCCGTGGCCAGTCTGGACAAGGGAGCTGGCGATGTGATTGTGATCAGGGAATTGCCCAGGGCCATCGGTCCCAGGCATTAAAGGCTCCCCTACTTATTAACCCAGCATTTAACAGCAGGATATGGGCTGAAGCGCAGTCAAAAGAAACGGCTCAACCTCCAAAGAGCAATTAAAATCCTGCACGAGGATAAATCACGCGCCGTGATAATCCTGTTAATAAAATGCAGCTTGTCCTGACCCTTCACTCAGGCAGCAAACTAGAATGTGCcttgggtgggggaggtgggcagagaaggtaaggaagtgggggtggggagaggtgctGTCCCCTCCTCTATCTGGCAGCCTCCCCCTACTGGTAGGTGGAAAATGGGTGGCTTTTGGCTGCTCCCAGTGTGCCAGCGGCTTGCAGCTCAGCAGCCTTGGCTGCTAAGGCTCCTGTGCCCGCTAATGATTTCTTGTCCCACAGCAAGCAGGCGACACTGAATTACTCAGCTGCCTCCCTCTGCAGTTCCCAGGCCATACCACCCGAGTTTGGTGCTTAATCTAATCTAGGGTTGGAGTGGAGTGGATCACTAGCCCACCTGACTCTTTTTAACCCTCAGGCTGTAAGTTGCACACACCAAGGCGGTAGAAACTGTTGGTGGTGTGGGCCACACCCGACTGTTGTGTCTTGCACCTGCCCTGATCCTTTCAGCCCCAAGAAGAACCAGTGCATGGCTTCCTGGCATCCAGCACCGTTCCTTTCAGATGTGTTCTACAAAGGCTGGGAACAAGGAAAAGAGGCTGGCCAGTGGGCATGGGGTGGCTACACTTTGGATGGTGTGGGGGCAGCGCTTTAACCCTCTCCCCTCCTGGACCTTTGGGTCAGGTGTGTGCCTACCCTCCTGGCCATCTGTAGAACATTGAGCACAGTCTGCCTTTCCGAGTCTGTGTTCTGTATGCATTGTGGAGAAATTGCGTTCGGTATGGATTGCCTAGAAAgaggtcttctctcttttcctgtttGGCTCTTCTTTAGTCAACCTcctgggattttgttttgttttgttttgttttgttttaaacagacTAGACGCTTGAAGAAAAGCTGCCATCCAAGAAGACGACATGCTTTCAGCAACCCCCCTGTATGGGAACGTTCACAGCTGGATGAACAGTGAAAGGGTCCGCATGTGTGGGATCAACGAAGACAGGTGAGTGTGCCTGTCTGGCAGAGACCCCCGGAGAGCGTGCAGGTCTCTTCGCCCTGCCCCTGAGCAGAACTgaagcccgccccccccccattttctcaCAGCCAGAGTGGGCccaaaaggggtggggagaaagatcTCCTGCTTTGCTGGCGGTCCTTGATTTACACTTTTAACAGGCAACCCAGCTCAGCGAAGCATTGCCGCCCTTTAAAAGATTAGCCCCTAAAGCGGCCTTTCAGTGCACTTTCGtccttaatttattatttcatatttatgaaaGAGAATTAATCCCAGTCTATACGCTGCTTTAACTCTAAATGTCAGGAGTGCGGGCCCAGGTGGATCGGCATTCGATgtgcttttaaaacaaatagtTTGCTCAGTAATAACTGGGGAGATAGCCACCCTTTACTTCATTTAAGCCCAGGGTTTCTAGGCATCCTCTGCCGCACATTCTGCAAGGCCATTGGCTCATGGTTTCAGTCACCTGACAACTCTGTTACGCTTCCTGATCAGtaattttgggggggtgggatAGAGGCATCTAAGAAGTAGATGATTGAAGCTGGTTTTCGGGGTAGTGATGAAGCTTTCCTCTGCTGCTTGTCAGTGATTTTATCCTGGGGATTTGGAAGTTGGCACCAGGCGCTTTCTTTATCGATGCTCTCTGATAACAAGTCCCAGGGCAGCCGCAGCAGCCTGGCACAGATGTGCGGCTTCCTCTGGAGCCTGGAGCAGCTGACATTTGTATATTAGTGTGTATCCCTTATCATTTTGATAAAGGCAGTCAAATATGGCTTTGTTATCACCATGGAAACGTGTTTCAGAGGACATGGTACCTAACTTTGGGGAAAAGTTTTGAAAGCCTGACCTTGTGTGTAACACAGAAGTGGTTGATGTGACCAACCAGTACACTCCAGTCCTTTGTCTCCCACTTTGGTCTTTGGCCATTGTATTACTTAACGTCTGTCTTCAGGTAGAGCTTCTAAGGGTTGTCTAGGATAGCAGAGACCAAATTGGCTTACTTGGCTTCTCTGGAGAAAAAACTGTGCTGGAGGAATGGTTGTGCTTGATTTCAGGCTTACCCACCTTGGGTCATATTTGTGATCTCACATTCCTGTTGTCCTGCCTTTGTTTTTCCAAGTCCAGTTAAGTCACCATTTGGGGGCAGCTTTCAATATGGGCCATTGgggagggaatttttttttttaagggcagtTGAAAAAAAGTGGAGTTATTAGAAACTGATCTTTTTCTGGGGGCGATCTATGAAAGATGGATTAAGTGAGGAATGCTTTCATGAAGTTGGTGTGTCCTTTTAAATAGGAAAATTCCTGTAAATGATGGTGACGCTTCAAAGGCCAGACTGGAACTAAGGGAAGAAAATCCCTTGAACCACAACGTGGTAAGAGATTAATGGCTTCTGTTGATGTGCTATCTGAATCTCCGTGATCTGTAATCAATCGTACATTAATTTGCATACCATTAAAGGGcttttgggggaggagaggagcaggTTGTTTCAGGGCAGGGCTGAGTAGAAACCTGTCTGCTGCAGGACAAGGCCCTCACCTAAGCTCTTCCCACCTCAGGTCCTTGTCCACATCCTTTAGTGAGTGGTGGGATATatcctgccttttcttctctaaGCTGCATGCCACATCAGCACTCCCAGCTGGTTACATTTCCAGCCTCCAAGGCTTACCTTTCCAGTAATATATGTAACACAGAACCTTAAATCAAAAGATGCAGCCCCAGTTTGACCTGTGGTCTCTTTATTGATTTAGAAATGAGACAGCTAAAGTCCTCCATTCCTCCTGTCCCACTGAAGATTTTTTCTTGTTATGTTAAATAACATCCAGGAAACACCCAGTgaacactgcccccccccccaatccaACAGGCCCAGGGAGGGTTAGTGCGAGGTGTGCACACTGTGAGGGTAGTTGGTGTGTTTCAGTTGCTACAAAGTTTTTTTTCTGAGGTGAATTTTCCAGAGTTAATAGATGACTGAATTAATGTATGGGTCTCAAGTCTAAAGGGATCAACATTTTCTGGGCTTTCAGGATACTAGCTGAACTGGCAGCAAAGGGTTTTGGGGGAGCGGGGAGGAGACCAGAGACCCTGTGAATCCTTTCCTTCTTAACCCTTTCTGCTCAGATGTTGAGGCTGATGTCATTATTGAGCTAGTTTGTAGTTTCTCTTAAGCGTGGGCCAGGCTGCTCTGAAGGAATGTCCTAAGTAACATCCATGTTCTTCTGCAAAGGTGGATGCGACTGCGGCCCATCGGATTGATGGCCTGACAGCACTGAGCATGGACCGCACTGGCCTGATTCGGGAAGGGTTGCGTGTCCCAGGCAACATCGTCTATTCTAGTTTGTGTGGACTGGGCTCAGAGAAAGGTCGCGAGACTGCCACGAGCACTCTAGGTGGTCTTGGGTTTTCTTCTGAAAGAAACCCAGAGGTACAGTTCAAACCTAATACACCTGAAACAGTGGAGGCCTCCACTGTCGCTGGAAAACCCCCAAATGGCTTCAGTGCTATATACAAAACGCCACCTGGAATACAAAAAAGTGCTGTACCCACAGCAGAAACATTGGGCTTGGACAGGCCTGCCAGTGACAAACAGAGCCCTCTCAACATCAATGGTGCTAGTTACCTGCGGCTGCCCTGGGTCAATCCTTACATGGAGGGTGCCACGCCAGCCATCTACCCTTTCCTTGAGTCGCCAAATAAGTATTCTCTGAACATGTACAAGGCCTTGCTACCTCAGCAGTCTTACAGCCTGGCCCAGCCACTGTATTCTCCAGTCTGCACCAATGGGGAGCGCTTTCTGTACTTGCCGCCACCTCACTATGTCAGTCCCCACATCCCGTCGTCCCTGGCTTCACCAATGAGGCTCTCTACGCCTTCGGcctccccagccatcccacctctGGTCCACTGCGCAGACAAAAGCTTGCCCTGGAAGATGGGTGTCAGTCCTGGGAACCCTGTCGATTCCCACACCTATCCCCACATCCATAACAGTAAACAGCCTAGAATGCCCTCTGCCAAGCCGGTCACTAGTGGCCTGCCAGGGGATGCAGCTCTCCTGTTACCCCCCTCGCCTCGGCCTTCACCTCGAGTCCACCTTCCCTCCCAGCCCACTGCAGACACCTACTCTGATTTCCACAAGCATTATGCCAGGATCTCCACCTCGCCTTCCGTCACCCTGTCGAAGCCATACATGACAGTCAGCAGTGAGTTCCCCGTGGCTAGGCTCTCCAACAGCAAGTACCCTAAGACTCCAGAAGGGACTGAAAGTGCCCAGCCAGTTCCCGGGCACACTCGGAAAACAGCAGGTCAGGACAGGAAAGATGGCGGCTCACCTCCTCTCTTGGAGAAGCAGACGATTACCAAAGATGTCACTGATAAGCCACTGGACTTGTCTTCTAAAGTGGTGGATGTAGATGCTTCCAAAGCTGAGCACATGAAAAAGATGGCTCCCACGGTCCTGGTTCACAGCAGAGCTGGAAGTGGCTTAGTGCTCTCTGGAAGTGAGATTCCAAAAGAAACCTTATCTCCTCCAGGAAATGGCTGTGCTATCTATAGATCTGAAATCATTAGCACAGCTCCCTCGTCCTGGGTAGTGCCCGGGCCAAGTCCCAATGAAGAGAACAATGGCAAGGGCATGCCGCTGAAAAATAAGGCTTTGGACTGGGCAATACCACAGCAGCGGAGTTCTTCATGTCCTCGCATGGGCGGCACAGATGCTGTGGTCACTAATGTTTCGGGGGCAGTGTCCAGTGCAGGCCGTCCAGCCTCTGCGTCACCAGCCCCTAATGCCAGTGCAGATGGCAGCAAGACTAGCAGGAGCTCTGTGGACACCACACCATCCGTCATTCAGCATGTGGGCCAGCCTCCGACCACGCCTGCCAAGCACAGCGGTGGCACCAGCAGCAAGAGCGCCAAAGCCAGCAACCCAGAACCGAGCTTCAAAGCAAGCGAGAATGGCCTCCCGCCAAgctcaatatttctctctccaaaTGAGGCGTTCAGGTCCCCACCAATTCCCTACCCCAGGAGTTACCTCCCTTACCCAGCACCTGAGGGCATTGCTATAAGTCCCCTATCCTTACATGGCAAGGGGCCTGTCTACCCTCACCCAGTTCTGTTGCCCAATGGCAGTCTCTTTCCTGGGCACCTAGCCCCAAAACCTGGACTGCCCTATGGGCTGCCTACTGGCCGGCCGGAGTTTGTGACCTACCAAGATGCGCTGGGATTGGGCATGGTGCATCCCATGTTGATACCTCATGCACCCATAGAGATCACAAAAGAGGAAAAGCCAGAGAAGAGGTCCAGGTCCCATGAGAGAACCCGTTATGAGGATTCAACCCTCCGGAACCGCTTTTCCGAGATGTTGGAAGCTAGCAACACCAAGTTACATCCGGATGTTCCCACTGACAAGAACCTAAAGCCCAGCCCCAGCTGGAGTCAAGGGAAAACTGTCACCAAAAGCGACAAGCTTGTCTATGTAGATCTTCTGCGGGAGGAGTCAGATGCTAAAACTGACACAAACATGCCAAAACCTGGCTTTGCAACCGAGAGTGTTGGCCAGACCGCTGAGCCCAGCAAGGCCCCAACTGACCAGGCCCTGCAGCCACACCGTGATTTCATTGCCCTGAGAGAGGAATTGGGGCGCATCAGTGACTTCCACGAAGCCTATAATTTCAAACAGGCTCCGGGCCAGTCAATCTTCACTTTAAGTAAGGAGAATGTTCCAGCAGGAACCAACAAGGAGAACCTGGGGATGCAGGTGTCTACTCCATTCCTGGAGCCAACACTAGGGAACGATGGCCCTGCTGTAACTTTTGGTAAAACCCAAGAGGATCCCAAACCATTTTGTGTGAGTGGTGCCCCACCAAGTGTGGATGTCACCCCCACCTATACCAAAGATGGAGCTGATGAGGCAGAATCAAATGATGGCAAAGTGCTGAAACCGAAGCCATCTAAGCTGGCAAAGAGAATCGCCAACTCTGCTGGTTATGTGGGTGACAGATTCAAGTGTGTCACTACTGAACTGTACGCAGATTCCAGTCAGCTCAGCCGGGAGCAGCGGGCATTGCAGGTGAGCCCCACACCTGAATTTCAGTAATTTTCTAgttgtcagtttttttttaatgtgtaaagaGGACTGAGGGATTATGGTAGGTCAGGACACTGGACAGATTTGGTTAATGAAGCTTATGGTAATTTAAATGTA
Protein-coding regions in this window:
- the BCOR gene encoding BCL-6 corepressor isoform X2 — translated: MLSATPLYGNVHSWMNSERVRMCGINEDRKIPVNDGDASKARLELREENPLNHNVVDATAAHRIDGLTALSMDRTGLIREGLRVPGNIVYSSLCGLGSEKGRETATSTLGGLGFSSERNPEVQFKPNTPETVEASTVAGKPPNGFSAIYKTPPGIQKSAVPTAETLGLDRPASDKQSPLNINGASYLRLPWVNPYMEGATPAIYPFLESPNKYSLNMYKALLPQQSYSLAQPLYSPVCTNGERFLYLPPPHYVSPHIPSSLASPMRLSTPSASPAIPPLVHCADKSLPWKMGVSPGNPVDSHTYPHIHNSKQPRMPSAKPVTSGLPGDAALLLPPSPRPSPRVHLPSQPTADTYSDFHKHYARISTSPSVTLSKPYMTVSSEFPVARLSNSKYPKTPEGTESAQPVPGHTRKTAGQDRKDGGSPPLLEKQTITKDVTDKPLDLSSKVVDVDASKAEHMKKMAPTVLVHSRAGSGLVLSGSEIPKETLSPPGNGCAIYRSEIISTAPSSWVVPGPSPNEENNGKGMPLKNKALDWAIPQQRSSSCPRMGGTDAVVTNVSGAVSSAGRPASASPAPNASADGSKTSRSSVDTTPSVIQHVGQPPTTPAKHSGGTSSKSAKASNPEPSFKASENGLPPSSIFLSPNEAFRSPPIPYPRSYLPYPAPEGIAISPLSLHGKGPVYPHPVLLPNGSLFPGHLAPKPGLPYGLPTGRPEFVTYQDALGLGMVHPMLIPHAPIEITKEEKPEKRSRSHERTRYEDSTLRNRFSEMLEASNTKLHPDVPTDKNLKPSPSWSQGKTVTKSDKLVYVDLLREESDAKTDTNMPKPGFATESVGQTAEPSKAPTDQALQPHRDFIALREELGRISDFHEAYNFKQAPGQSIFTLSKENVPAGTNKENLGMQVSTPFLEPTLGNDGPAVTFGKTQEDPKPFCVSGAPPSVDVTPTYTKDGADEAESNDGKVLKPKPSKLAKRIANSAGYVGDRFKCVTTELYADSSQLSREQRALQRAMMRFSELEMKEREGGHPTTKDSEVCKFSPAEWETLKGNQDKKPKSVTLEEAIANENDSERCEYSAGNKHDPFEPPEDKDLSVEKYFVDRQPVSEPPTEQTAADIPSSPTLQLDRKRKVSGDSTHTETTVEELPEDPLLKAKRRRVSKDDWPEREMTNNSSNHLEDPHYNELTNLKVCIELTGLHPKKQRHLLHLRERWEQQVLAAESKPGRQGRKELTQATQPEATAQGNNISEDKPGRKRAEAKSNRSWSEESLKSSDNEQGLPVFSGSPPMKSLSSTNASGKKQTQPSCTPASRPPAKHQKIKESQKTDVLCTDEEEDCQAASLLQKYTDNSEKPSGKRLCKTKHLIPQEPRRGLSLTGDYYVENADGKVTVRRFRKRPEPSSDYDLSPAKQDQKPFDRLQQLLPASQSSQLPRSSSPPETTQSRPMPPEARRLIVNKNAGETLLQRAARLGYEEVVLYCLENKICDVNHRDNAGYCALHEACARGWLNIVRHLLEYGADVNCSAQDGTRPLHDAVENDHLEIVRLLLSYGADPTLATYSGRTIMKMTHSELMEKFLTDYLKDLQGRGDEDSNSFWEFYGSSVCEPDDESGYDVLANPPGPEDQNDDDEAYSDVFEFEFSESPLLPCYNIQVSVAQGPRNWLLLSDVLKKLKMSSRIFRCNFPNVEIVTIAEAEFYRQVAASLLFSCSKDLEAFNPESKELLDLVEFTSELQTLLGSTVEWLHPSDMVSDDYW
- the BCOR gene encoding BCL-6 corepressor isoform X4, giving the protein MLSATPLYGNVHSWMNSERVRMCGINEDRKIPVNDGDASKARLELREENPLNHNVVDATAAHRIDGLTALSMDRTGLIREGLRVPGNIVYSSLCGLGSEKGRETATSTLGGLGFSSERNPEVQFKPNTPETVEASTVAGKPPNGFSAIYKTPPGIQKSAVPTAETLGLDRPASDKQSPLNINGASYLRLPWVNPYMEGATPAIYPFLESPNKYSLNMYKALLPQQSYSLAQPLYSPVCTNGERFLYLPPPHYVSPHIPSSLASPMRLSTPSASPAIPPLVHCADKSLPWKMGVSPGNPVDSHTYPHIHNSKQPRMPSAKPVTSGLPGDAALLLPPSPRPSPRVHLPSQPTADTYSDFHKHYARISTSPSVTLSKPYMTVSSEFPVARLSNSKYPKTPEGTESAQPVPGHTRKTAGQDRKDGGSPPLLEKQTITKDVTDKPLDLSSKVVDVDASKAEHMKKMAPTVLVHSRAGSGLVLSGSEIPKETLSPPGNGCAIYRSEIISTAPSSWVVPGPSPNEENNGKGMPLKNKALDWAIPQQRSSSCPRMGGTDAVVTNVSGAVSSAGRPASASPAPNASADGSKTSRSSVDTTPSVIQHVGQPPTTPAKHSGGTSSKSAKASNPEPSFKASENGLPPSSIFLSPNEAFRSPPIPYPRSYLPYPAPEGIAISPLSLHGKGPVYPHPVLLPNGSLFPGHLAPKPGLPYGLPTGRPEFVTYQDALGLGMVHPMLIPHAPIEITKEEKPEKRSRSHERTRYEDSTLRNRFSEMLEASNTKLHPDVPTDKNLKPSPSWSQGKTVTKSDKLVYVDLLREESDAKTDTNMPKPGFATESVGQTAEPSKAPTDQALQPHRDFIALREELGRISDFHEAYNFKQAPGQSIFTLSKENVPAGTNKENLGMQVSTPFLEPTLGNDGPAVTFGKTQEDPKPFCVSGAPPSVDVTPTYTKDGADEAESNDGKVLKPKPSKLAKRIANSAGYVGDRFKCVTTELYADSSQLSREQRALQRAMMRFSELEMKEREGGHPTTKDSEVCKFSPAEWETLKGNQDKKPKSVTLEEAIANENDSERCEYSAGNKHDPFEPPEDKDLSVEKYFVDRQPVSEPPTEQTAADIPSSPTLQLDRKRKVSGDSTHTETTVEELPEDPLLKAKRRRVSKGLHPKKQRHLLHLRERWEQQVLAAESKPGRQGRKELTQATQPEATAQGNNISEDKPGRKRAEAKSNRSWSEESLKSSDNEQGLPVFSGSPPMKSLSSTNASGKKQTQPSCTPASRPPAKHQKIKESQKTDVLCTDEEEDCQAASLLQKYTDNSEKPSGKRLCKTKHLIPQEPRRGLSLTGDYYVENADGKVTVRRFRKRPEPSSDYDLSPAKQDQKPFDRLQQLLPASQSSQLPRSSSPPETTQSRPMPPEARRLIVNKNAGETLLQRAARLGYEEVVLYCLENKICDVNHRDNAGYCALHEACARGWLNIVRHLLEYGADVNCSAQDGTRPLHDAVENDHLEIVRLLLSYGADPTLATYSGRTIMKMTHSELMEKFLTDYLKDLQGRGDEDSNSFWEFYGSSVCEPDDESGYDVLANPPGPEDQNDDDEAYSDVFEFEFSESPLLPCYNIQVSVAQGPRNWLLLSDVLKKLKMSSRIFRCNFPNVEIVTIAEAEFYRQVAASLLFSCSKDLEAFNPESKELLDLVEFTSELQTLLGSTVEWLHPSDMVSDDYW